The following proteins come from a genomic window of Triticum aestivum cultivar Chinese Spring chromosome 6A, IWGSC CS RefSeq v2.1, whole genome shotgun sequence:
- the LOC123131806 gene encoding putative disease resistance protein RGA3 isoform X2, which translates to MAMVLDAFASYVLNMLTEMAREEVHMLLGFRREIDKMDIKLRDLKNFLADADKRNITDKSVQEWVGELKRAMYEVADILDLCQLKAMERRPSTLDMWCFNPLLFCMRNPSHAHDIGTRIKALNKRLDTIKEQSTAFSFINLSAYEDRSSKVQTSNSGNTSRETSGGFDRLGVVGEKIEEDTRKLVEIMLTEKEGNTNIMVVAIVGVGGIGKTTLAQKVFSDETVKDEFDKTIWLSINQNIDKVELLRTIITLAGGIHGGEKALAVLQPILSTALTGKKLLLVLDDVWSHGAWGDILEIPLANVVAQGSRVLVTTRDERVARGMKAVLPYHHIDKLGEEDAWLLLKKQIVSSEINEHEVDTLKDIGLKIIAKCDGLPLAVKVMGGLLCQKDNKRRDWEMVLDDSIWSVSGMPEVLNHAVHLSYEDLPSCIKQCFLCYSLLPKTALFGRDDIIGMWISEGFLHGPSDDLEELGSKYYKELILRNLIEPNAQYLDQCVCNMHDVVRSFAQFVARDEALTALSGETNIDSKLSAHKFLRLSLESKASESDGLDWSSLEAQKTLRTLISVGHINMKSSDSLVHFPCLRTLHIDSAHDVRLVESLHEFKHLRYLSLQNSDISCLPDSIGKMKFLQYINLRGCQQFVELPHSIVKLWKLRYLNFNKTSISGIPRGFCDLKNLRIIHGFPARIDGEWCSVEELGPLYRLKHVGIQGLENLTTSSSAAKAKLGEKVHLTNLDLTCSSILGDNGLIREEDMVSEEEQQRIEKVFDELCPPPRLEYLAIEGYFGRWLPRWMMSSSAVPLKSLRTLMIDDLACCTQLPDGLCQLPYLEFIQINRAPAIKRVGPDFLQSYHQHSPRPSQVVIAFPRLHVMNLAGMVEWEEWEWEEQVQAFPVLQNLALISCKLRRLPPGLAYQARALNVLSIQQVQGLSSLENFGSLVELEVAGGLDLERITNLPRLKKLTIKNCSKVKLLEGVPALQTLVLVDLDMETIPEYMRGINARHLELYCSLALLASIAAGQSGPLWDKFSHVEHVKAYAQEGDTPRKWFVLYTANPYNLETNVSRSFMSRGTLSSFEDTQRFESIFRMTRKTFSYICSLVCVPSLEDMNRYTFVDGRVLCLEDRVAIALRMLYSSEPPETLGSSVDVNKSIILSVTERFIDAVFKRARHHLCWPDSSKMDKIKSMFGKIYNMHNCCGVICTTHIPFGPNCDHEKNGSIQMQVVVDTETRFMNIWLEVADSVTKLSILHDSEIFEGCEKRDWLNGSKLKAALDGSEVREYIIGDAGYPLLSWLITPYQEDLSDSKVEFNRRHSAATTCAPKALAWFQDTWKYLQGDAWWPVNPETMSKIICAFCMLHNIVIDMEEDAAVQNIENVRRLKNEDAVRVRDMLLQHFLIGRSSESGDTEEDEELAASLSRSSSLSQTPSGSGDEDKEQEAQRRTDC; encoded by the exons ATGGCGATGGTCCTAGATGCTTTTGCGTCCTATGTGCTAAACATGCTAACGGAGATGGCGAGGGAAGAGGTGCACATGCTGCTTGGATTCAGACGGGAGATCGACAAGATGGACATTAAACTTAGGGACCTCAAAAACTTCCTCGCCGATGCTGACAAGAGAAACATCACCGACAAGAGTGTGCAAGAGTGGGTGGGCGAGCTCAAGCGTGCCATGTATGAAGTTGCTGATATACTTGACCTCTGCCAGCTCAAGGCCATGGAGCGCCGTCCGTCCACTTTAGATATGTGGTGCTTCAACCCCTTGCTCTTTTGCATGCGGAATCCCTCCCATGCCCACGACATCGGCACCCGCATCAAGGCGCTCAACAAGAGGCTCGACACCATCAAGGAGCAAAGCACTGCTTTCAGCTTCATCAATCTTAGTGCCTACGAGGATCGTAGCAGCAAGGTGCAAACATCTAATTCTGGTAATACCAGCCGTGAGACCTCAGGAGGGTTTGATCGGTTGGGTGTAGTTGGGGAGAAGATCGAAGAGGACACCAGAAAGCTGGTTGAGATCATGCTGACTGAAAAGGAGGGAAATACCAACATCATGGTGGTCGCTATTGTTGGCGTAGGCGGGATCGGTAAGACCACCCTTGCCCAGAAGGTCTTCAGTGATGAAACCGTTAAGGACGAGTTTGACAAGACGATATGGTTGAGCATCAACCAGAACATTGATAAGGTTGAGTTGCTCAGGACAATCATCACGCTCGCAGGGGGCATACACGGAGGTGAAAAGGCGTTGGCTGTGCTTCAGCCAATCCTTAGTACTGCCTTGACAGGGAAAAAGCTATTGCTGGTGCTAGATGATGTGTGGAGCCACGGAGCATGGGGTGATATCCTTGAAATACCATTGGCTAATGTTGTCGCCCAAGGTAGTCGAGTCCTTGTCACTACTAGAGATGAAAGAGTTGCCCGAGGGATGAAAGCTGTGCTTCCTTACCACCACATCGACAAATTAGGGGAGGAGGATGCCTGGTTATTGCTCAAAAAACAG ATAGTCTCAAGTGAAATAAATGAACATGAAGTTGATACGCTCAAAGATATTGGGCTGAAAATTATAGCGAAATGTGATGGTTTGCCTCTTGCTGTTAAAGTAATGGGAGGACTCTTGTGTCAAAAGGACAATAAGCGCCGTGACTGGGAGATGGTTCTGGATGATTCCATATGGTCAGTATCTGGAATGCCTGAAGTGCTAAACCATGCAGTACATTTAAGCTATGAAGATTTACCTTCTTGCATCAAGCAATGCTTTCTATGCTACTCCCTTCTCCCCAAAACTGCATTGTTTGGAAGAGATGACATAATTGGCATGTGGATTAGTGAAGGATTTCTTCATGGACCCTCAGACGACTTAGAAGAATTAGGGAGCAAGTACTATAAGGAGCTGATACTGAGGAACCTTATAGAGCCAAATGCACAGTACCTTGATCAATGTGTCTGCAACATGCATGATGTTGTGCGCTCATTTGCTCAATTTGTGGCTAGAGATGAGGCATTGACAGCTCTCAGTGGAGAAACTAATATTGATAGTAAACTTAGTGCACATAAATTTCTTCGATTATCTCTTGAAAGCAAAGCATCAGAATCAGATGGGCTAGACTGGAGTTCTTTAGAAGCACAAAAGACATTGAGAACACTAATATCAGTTGGCCATATAAATATGAAGTCTAGTGATTCATTGGTTCATTTTCCATGTCTACGGACACTACATATTGATTCTGCACATGATGTTAGATTGGTAGAATCTTTGCATGAATTCAAGCACCTGCGGTACTTGTCCTTACAGAACTCTGATATATCTTGTCTGCCAGATAGCATTGGTAAGATGAAATTTTTGCAGTACATTAACCTTAGAGGATGCCAGCAATTTGTGGAACTTCCACATAGCATTGTAAAGTTATGGAAGCTAAGGTATCTTAACTTCAATAAAACAAGTATAAGTGGCATACCTAGGGGGTTCTGTGATCTGAAAAATTTGAGGATAATACATGGGTTTCCAGCTCGGATAGATGGTGAGTGGTGCAGTGTGGAAGAGTTGGGCCCTCTTTATCGGCTCAAGCATGTTGGAATACAGGGGTTAGAGAATTTAACTACTTCCTCGTCTGCAGCAAAGGCAAAGCTTGGTGAGAAGGTGCATCTTACCAACCTAGACTTAACATGCAGTAGTATATTGGGTGACAATGGGCTGATTAGAGAGGAAGATATGGTCTCTGAGGAAGAGCAACAACGAATAGAGAAGGTGTTTGATGAGCTCTGCCCTCCGCCCAGGTTAGAATATCTTGCCATTGAAGGATATTTTGGCCGATGGCTCCCAAGGTGGATGATGTCATCATCAGCTGTGCCCCTAAAGAGCTTGAGAACTTTGATGATTGACGACCTGGCTTGCTGCACACAGCTTCCTGATGGCTTATGTCAGCTCCCTTATTTGGAGTTCATTCAGATCAACCGTGCTCCAGCCATCAAGCGTGTTGGACCAGATTTCCTGCAATCCTACCATCAGCACAGCCCTCGTCCTTCCCAGGTGGTTATCGCATTTCCGAGATTGCATGTGATGAATTTAGCGGGAATGGTGGAATGGGAAGAGTGGGAGTGGGAGGAGCAAGTGCAAGCCTTTCCTGTCTTACAGAATCTTGCGCTAATTAGCTGTAAATTGCGGCGTCTTCCTCCGGGCCTTGCCTACCAGGCAAGAGCTTTGAATGTATTGTCCATACAACAAGTCCAGGGTCTCAGCTCTCTAGAGAACTTTGGATCTCTGGTCGAGCTGGAAGTGGCTGGAGGCCTTGACCTAGAGAGGATCACTAATCTCCCCAGACTAAAGAAGCTTACCATCAAGAACTGCTCAAAGGTGAAGTTGCTAGAAGGTGTTCCTGCACTCCAGACTCTCGTGCTCGTGGATTTAGACATGGAGACAATCCCAGAATACATGAGAGGTATAAATGCAAGGCATTTGGAGCTCTACTGCAGCCTAGCACTGCTCGCTTCCATAGCCGCCGGGCAATCTGGTCCTTTGTGGGACAAGTTCAGCCATGTTGAGCATGTCAAGGCATATGCACAGGAAGGAGATACTCCAAGAAAATGGTTTGTCCTGTACACAGCTAATCCCTACAACTTGGAGACAAATGTCAGCCGCTCTTTCATGTCCAGAG GAACCTTATCTTCTTTTGAGGACACACAAAGATTTGAATCAATCTTCAGAATGACAAGAAAAACCTTTAGCTACATCTGCAGCTTGGTGTGTGTGCCGTCATTGGAAGATATGAACAGGTATACCTTTGTCGACGGGAGGGTACTCTGCCTGGAAGATCGAGTGGCCATTGCTCTAAGAATGTTGTACTCTAGCGAGCCACCGGAGACTTTAGGATCCTCTGTTGATGTGAACAAGTCAATCATCTTGTCGGTAACTGAGAGGTTTATTGATGCTGTGTTCAAGCGAGCAAGGCACCACTTGTGCTGGCCAGACTCCAGTAAAATGGATAAGATCAAATCCATGTTTGGCAAGATCTACAATATGCATAACTGTTGCGGTGTTATATGTACAACTCACATCCCATTTGGACCAAACTGCGACCATGAGAAAAATGGCAGCATTCAAATGCAAGTCGTCGTTGATACAGAGACAAGGTTCATGAACATTTGGTTGGAAGTGGCAGATAGCGTGACTAAGTTGAGCATTTTGCATGACTCTGAAATCTTTGAGGGGTGTGAGAAGCGTGATTGGTTGAATGGCAGCAAGCTGAAGGCAGCATTAGATGGGTCAGAAGTCAGGGAATACATAATTGGTGATGCAGGATACCCTCTTCTCTCATGGCTAATCACACCTTACCAGGAAGACCTCTCAGACTCCAAGGTAGAGTTCAATAGGAGACACTCTGCAGCCACAACCTGCGCGCCAAAGGCGCTGGCGTGGTTCCAAGATACATGGAAGTACCTGCAGGGAGATGCGTGGTGGCCGGTCAATCCGGAAACTATGTCTAAGATTATCTGTGCCTTCTGCATGTTGCATAACATAGTCATAGATATGGAGGAGGATGCAGCAGTGCAGAACATTGAGAATGTTCGCCGGTTGAAAAATGAAGATGCCGTCAGGGTAAGGGATATGCTGTTACAACACTTCTTGATTGGAAGGTCATCTGAATCAGGAG ATACAGAGGAGGACGAAGAATTAGCTGCATCATTATCCAGAAGCTCATCATTATCCCAGACTCCTAGTGGCTCAGGAGATGAAGACAAGGAACAAGAAGCACAGAGAAGAACAGATTGCTAA